A section of the Pseudomonas fluorescens genome encodes:
- the urtB gene encoding urea ABC transporter permease subunit UrtB gives MPTALHRFLLACLLLLPLAAHAGDAEDFLAANPMQQAKLLQDWAAQPDPARAELINALQQGQISVNGETRTVRLNNRLRGLIDNVQASQQLLATEPKVRLSAARTLQKSAQPAQLKFLDRQLASETDDEVHSALSLALANLQLVDPDPAVRLAAVRLLGSTGDPLARTRLEALLAPGVEADAGVHTAAETSLAQVKRKLLVGEVLGQAFSGMSLGSILLLAALGLAITFGLLGVINMAHGEMLMLGAYSTYVVQLLMQRYVPQAIEFYPLIALPVAFFVTAGIGMALERTVIRHLYGRPLETLLATWGISLMLIQLVRLLFGAQNVEVANPAWLSGGIQVLPNLVLPYNRLVIIAFALCVVVLTWLLLNKTRLGLNVRAVTQNRNMAACCGVPTGRVDMLAFGLGSGIAGLGGVALSQIGNVGPDLGQSYIIDSFLVVVLGGVGQLAGSVMAAFGLGIANKILEPQIGAVLGKILILALIIVFIQKRPQGLFALKGRVID, from the coding sequence ATGCCCACTGCCCTCCACCGCTTCCTCCTGGCCTGCCTGCTGTTGCTGCCCCTGGCCGCGCACGCCGGCGATGCCGAAGACTTCCTTGCGGCCAACCCCATGCAACAGGCCAAGCTGTTGCAGGACTGGGCCGCCCAGCCCGACCCGGCGCGTGCCGAGTTGATCAACGCCCTGCAACAAGGCCAAATCAGCGTCAACGGCGAAACCCGGACCGTGCGCCTGAACAACCGCCTGCGCGGCCTGATCGACAATGTACAGGCCAGCCAACAACTGCTCGCCACCGAACCCAAGGTGCGCCTGAGCGCCGCCCGAACCTTGCAAAAAAGCGCGCAGCCTGCGCAGTTGAAATTCCTCGACCGGCAACTCGCCAGCGAAACCGATGACGAGGTACACAGCGCCCTGAGCCTGGCCCTGGCCAACCTGCAGCTGGTCGACCCCGACCCGGCCGTGCGCCTGGCCGCCGTGCGTCTGCTCGGCAGCACCGGCGATCCGCTGGCCCGCACCCGCCTGGAGGCCCTGCTGGCTCCCGGCGTGGAGGCCGACGCCGGGGTGCACACCGCCGCCGAAACCAGCCTGGCCCAGGTCAAGCGCAAGCTGCTGGTGGGCGAGGTCCTCGGGCAAGCCTTCAGCGGTATGTCCCTGGGCTCGATCCTGCTGCTGGCGGCCCTGGGCCTGGCGATTACCTTCGGCCTGCTCGGGGTGATCAACATGGCCCACGGCGAGATGCTGATGCTCGGCGCCTACTCCACCTACGTGGTGCAGTTGCTGATGCAGCGCTACGTGCCCCAGGCCATCGAGTTCTACCCGTTGATTGCGCTGCCGGTGGCGTTTTTTGTCACCGCCGGCATCGGCATGGCCCTGGAGCGCACGGTGATCCGTCACCTCTATGGGCGCCCGCTGGAAACCCTGCTGGCGACCTGGGGCATCAGCCTGATGCTGATCCAGTTGGTGCGCCTGCTGTTCGGCGCACAGAACGTTGAAGTGGCCAACCCGGCCTGGCTGTCGGGCGGGATTCAGGTGCTGCCCAATCTGGTGCTGCCTTACAACCGCCTCGTCATCATCGCCTTCGCGTTGTGCGTGGTGGTGCTGACCTGGCTGCTGCTGAACAAAACCCGCCTGGGCCTGAACGTGCGCGCCGTGACCCAGAACCGCAACATGGCCGCCTGCTGCGGCGTGCCCACCGGGCGCGTGGACATGCTCGCCTTTGGCCTCGGCTCGGGGATCGCCGGCCTCGGTGGCGTGGCCCTGAGCCAGATCGGTAACGTCGGCCCGGACCTGGGCCAGAGCTACATCATCGACTCCTTCCTGGTGGTGGTGCTTGGCGGGGTTGGCCAGTTGGCCGGCAGCGTCATGGCCGCCTTTGGCCTGGGGATCGCCAACAAGATTCTTGAACCGCAGATCGGCGCCGTGCTCGGCAAGATCCTGATCCTTGCGCTGATCATTGTGTTTATCCAGAAACGCCCGCAGGGACTCTTCGCACTGAAAGGACGGGTGATCGACTGA
- a CDS encoding FecCD family ABC transporter permease, with translation MIQRRYALLLAALGAVLLVSCVVSLGFGSARVPVDVVWRILLHKAFGIGPVDWSVGQEHIVWLIRVPRMLLGALVGAGLALIGAVLQAVTRNPLADPHLLGVTSGATLGAVIVVLHVGEIIGLLTLPLAAFIGALLSMLAVLAVASRNGRLESDRLLLCGVAVSFVMMAAANLLLFMGDHRAAPAVMFWMLGGLGLARWELLAIPSITVLLGLLLLLGMARPLNALMAGEQTAVTLGLNARNVRLKVFLIASLMTGVLVSISGSIGFVGLMVPHIARRLVGAEHRRLLPVCVLLGSVFLVWVDVAARTLIAPEDLPIGVATAAIGGLFFIGLMRKR, from the coding sequence ATGATCCAGCGCCGCTACGCCCTGCTGCTGGCCGCCCTTGGCGCAGTGCTGCTGGTGTCCTGTGTCGTCTCGCTGGGCTTCGGTTCGGCGCGGGTGCCGGTGGACGTGGTGTGGCGGATCCTGCTGCACAAGGCCTTCGGTATCGGGCCGGTGGATTGGTCGGTGGGCCAGGAACATATCGTCTGGCTGATCCGTGTACCGCGCATGTTACTGGGTGCCCTGGTAGGCGCCGGGCTGGCGCTGATCGGTGCGGTATTGCAGGCGGTGACACGTAACCCGCTGGCCGACCCACACCTGCTGGGGGTGACCTCGGGGGCCACCCTGGGCGCGGTGATCGTGGTGCTGCATGTGGGCGAAATCATCGGCCTGCTGACCTTGCCCCTCGCCGCCTTTATCGGCGCACTGCTGAGTATGCTGGCGGTGCTGGCCGTGGCCAGCCGCAATGGCCGGCTGGAGAGTGATCGCCTGTTGCTCTGCGGTGTGGCGGTGTCATTCGTGATGATGGCCGCAGCCAACCTGCTGTTGTTCATGGGCGACCATCGGGCGGCGCCGGCGGTGATGTTCTGGATGCTCGGCGGCCTCGGTTTGGCGCGCTGGGAACTGCTGGCGATCCCCTCCATTACCGTACTGCTCGGGCTGTTGCTGCTGCTGGGCATGGCGCGCCCGCTCAACGCGCTGATGGCCGGCGAGCAGACCGCCGTGACCCTGGGCCTGAATGCACGCAATGTGCGCCTCAAGGTTTTCCTGATCGCCTCGCTGATGACCGGCGTGCTGGTCTCGATCAGCGGTTCCATCGGTTTTGTCGGGTTGATGGTGCCGCACATTGCCCGGCGTCTGGTGGGCGCCGAGCATCGTCGACTACTGCCGGTGTGCGTGTTGCTCGGCAGTGTCTTCCTGGTCTGGGTCGATGTGGCCGCACGCACGCTGATTGCCCCGGAAGACTTGCCGATTGGCGTCGCCACGGCAGCCATTGGCGGGCTGTTTTTCATCGGTTTGATGCGCAAGCGCTGA
- a CDS encoding urease accessory protein UreD, translating to MTLPAPSALFTPSWHAALELGYARFGATTRPVLRRHLGPLRVQKHLYAEGPEVCQHIIVHPPGGIAGGDRLDITAHLAQGAWAQLTSPGAAKWYRASGPAYQQLALTVEAGATLEWLPQETIVFSAAQAELRTRIDLEGDARLFYWDVVALGRPASGERFDLGHFQSHLDIRRDGQLLWHERQRIVGDDGLLDSPIGLDGQPVFATLLVTGEIDSELLEQCRALPHAVRGDLTQLPGLLVARCLAGETLQARAWLIALWRLLRPALLGREAMPPRIWNT from the coding sequence ATGACCCTTCCTGCCCCCTCCGCCCTGTTCACCCCCAGCTGGCACGCCGCGCTGGAGTTGGGCTATGCACGATTCGGCGCGACCACGCGTCCGGTGCTGCGCCGCCACCTGGGCCCGCTGCGGGTGCAAAAGCACCTGTATGCCGAAGGCCCCGAGGTGTGCCAGCACATCATCGTGCACCCACCGGGCGGGATTGCCGGGGGGGATCGCCTGGACATCACCGCCCATCTCGCGCAGGGCGCATGGGCGCAACTGACCAGCCCCGGCGCCGCCAAGTGGTATCGCGCCAGCGGGCCGGCGTATCAGCAGTTGGCATTGACGGTCGAAGCCGGCGCCACCCTGGAATGGCTGCCCCAGGAAACCATCGTGTTCAGCGCTGCCCAGGCCGAACTGCGCACCCGCATCGACCTTGAAGGCGACGCCCGGTTGTTCTACTGGGACGTGGTCGCCTTGGGGCGTCCGGCCAGTGGCGAGCGTTTCGACCTTGGGCACTTTCAGTCGCACCTGGATATCCGCCGCGACGGCCAGTTGCTCTGGCATGAGCGCCAGCGCATCGTGGGCGACGACGGCCTGCTCGACTCGCCGATTGGCCTGGACGGCCAGCCGGTGTTTGCCACCTTGCTGGTGACCGGTGAAATCGACAGCGAACTGCTTGAACAGTGTCGCGCCCTGCCCCACGCGGTGCGCGGCGACCTGACCCAGTTGCCGGGTTTGCTGGTGGCACGCTGCCTGGCCGGCGAGACGTTGCAGGCCAGGGCCTGGTTGATTGCTTTATGGCGGCTGTTGCGCCCGGCGCTGCTGGGGCGTGAGGCCATGCCACCAAGAATTTGGAACACATGA
- the urtE gene encoding urea ABC transporter ATP-binding subunit UrtE — protein MLQVDKLHQYYGGSHILRGLSFEVKVGEVTCLLGRNGVGKTTLLKCLMGLLPAKEGAVNWEGKAITGFKPHQRVHAGIAYVPQGREIFARLTVEENLLMGLSRFPGREAKQVPAFIYELFPVLLQMKHRRGGDLSGGQQQQLAIGRALASRPRLLILDEPTEGIQPSVIKEIGAVIKRLAERGDMAILLVEQFYDFAAELADHYLVMSRGEIVQQGRGENMEAEGVRGLVTI, from the coding sequence ATGCTGCAAGTCGATAAATTGCACCAGTACTACGGCGGCAGCCATATCCTGCGCGGCCTTTCGTTCGAGGTAAAAGTCGGCGAAGTCACCTGCCTGCTCGGCCGTAACGGCGTGGGCAAGACCACCCTGCTCAAATGCCTGATGGGCCTGTTGCCCGCCAAGGAAGGTGCAGTGAACTGGGAAGGCAAGGCCATCACCGGCTTCAAGCCGCACCAGCGGGTACACGCCGGCATTGCCTACGTGCCCCAGGGCCGGGAGATTTTCGCCCGGCTGACGGTGGAAGAGAACCTGCTGATGGGCCTGTCGCGCTTTCCCGGCCGCGAAGCCAAGCAAGTCCCGGCGTTTATCTACGAGCTGTTCCCGGTACTGCTGCAGATGAAACACCGGCGCGGGGGCGACCTGTCGGGCGGCCAGCAGCAGCAACTGGCCATCGGCCGCGCCCTGGCCAGCCGTCCACGCCTGTTGATCCTCGACGAACCCACCGAAGGCATCCAGCCCTCGGTGATCAAGGAGATCGGCGCGGTGATCAAGAGACTCGCCGAGCGCGGCGATATGGCGATCCTGCTGGTAGAGCAGTTCTACGACTTTGCCGCCGAACTGGCCGATCACTACCTGGTGATGTCCCGGGGTGAAATCGTCCAGCAGGGCCGTGGTGAAAATATGGAGGCCGAGGGTGTACGCGGCCTGGTTACCATCTAA
- the urtD gene encoding urea ABC transporter ATP-binding protein UrtD → MRITPTAEFMLEPILDPNKDAGSSRDAIGLGQAAGKGLNTRHGTILTLEDISVSFDGFKALNDLNLYIGVGELRCIIGPNGAGKTTLMDVITGKTRPSHGKAWFGETLDLTRMSEVQIAQAGIGRKFQKPTVFEALSVFENLELAQNTDKSVWASLRARLNSEQKDRIDEVLDTIRLTTSAQRPAGLLSHGQKQFLEIGMLLMQDPQLLLLDEPVAGMTDAETEFTAELFKRLAGKHSLMVVEHDMGFVGSIADHVTVLHQGSVLAEGSLEQVQENERVIEVYLGR, encoded by the coding sequence ATGAGAATCACACCGACGGCTGAATTTATGCTCGAACCTATTCTCGACCCCAACAAAGATGCCGGCAGCAGCCGCGACGCCATCGGCCTCGGCCAGGCCGCCGGCAAGGGCCTGAACACCCGCCACGGGACGATCCTGACCCTGGAAGACATCAGCGTCAGCTTCGACGGTTTCAAGGCGCTCAACGACCTGAACCTGTATATCGGCGTCGGTGAACTGCGCTGCATCATCGGCCCCAATGGCGCGGGCAAGACCACGCTGATGGACGTGATCACCGGCAAGACTCGCCCCAGCCACGGCAAGGCCTGGTTCGGCGAAACCCTGGACCTGACCCGCATGAGTGAAGTGCAGATCGCCCAGGCCGGCATCGGTCGCAAGTTCCAGAAGCCCACGGTGTTTGAAGCCCTGAGCGTATTCGAGAACCTGGAACTGGCACAGAACACCGACAAATCGGTGTGGGCCAGCCTGCGCGCACGCCTGAACAGCGAACAGAAAGACCGTATCGACGAAGTACTGGACACCATTCGCCTGACGACTTCGGCGCAGCGCCCGGCGGGCTTGCTGTCCCACGGCCAGAAGCAGTTCCTGGAAATCGGCATGCTGCTGATGCAGGACCCGCAACTGTTGCTGCTCGATGAACCGGTGGCGGGCATGACCGACGCCGAGACCGAGTTCACCGCCGAGCTGTTCAAGCGCCTGGCGGGCAAGCATTCGCTGATGGTGGTGGAACACGACATGGGCTTTGTCGGCTCGATTGCCGACCATGTCACGGTGCTGCACCAGGGCAGCGTGCTGGCCGAAGGGTCACTGGAACAGGTGCAGGAAAACGAGCGGGTGATCGAGGTGTACCTCGGTCGCTGA
- a CDS encoding GNAT family N-acetyltransferase: MPLLIRDAVHGDLPAIRDIYNDAVLNTTAIWNDQPVDLGNRQAWFSARQAQFYPILVAVEADQVVGYASFGDWRPFDGFRHTVEHSVYVRNGQRGKGLGPSLMQALIERARACGKHVMVAAIESGNLASIRLHERLGFSSTGQMAQVGIKFGRWLDLTFMQLMLNPGAQPPADHKES, from the coding sequence ATGCCCTTGCTGATTCGTGACGCGGTACACGGCGACCTGCCGGCGATCCGCGACATCTACAACGATGCCGTGCTCAACACCACGGCGATCTGGAACGACCAACCGGTGGACCTGGGCAACCGCCAGGCCTGGTTCAGTGCACGCCAGGCGCAGTTCTATCCGATCCTGGTGGCCGTGGAGGCCGACCAGGTGGTCGGCTATGCCTCATTCGGTGACTGGCGGCCCTTCGATGGCTTTCGCCATACCGTCGAGCATTCGGTGTACGTGCGCAACGGCCAACGCGGCAAAGGCCTTGGCCCGTCGCTGATGCAGGCCTTGATCGAACGCGCCAGAGCCTGTGGCAAACATGTGATGGTCGCCGCCATCGAAAGCGGCAACCTGGCCTCGATCCGCCTGCATGAGCGCCTGGGTTTCAGCAGCACTGGGCAAATGGCCCAGGTGGGCATCAAGTTTGGCCGCTGGCTGGACCTGACCTTCATGCAACTGATGCTCAACCCTGGCGCCCAACCGCCGGCGGATCACAAGGAGTCATAA
- the urtA gene encoding urea ABC transporter substrate-binding protein: MKRRCLIKAFTLTASIAAMGLTWTVQAAETIKVGILHSLSGTMAISETSLKDMALMTIDEINAKGGVNGKMLEAVVVDPASNWPLFAEKGRQLLTQDKVAVVFGCWTSVSRKSVLPVFEELNGLLFYPVQYEGEEMSPNVFYTGAAPNQQAIPAVEYLMSEEGGSAKRFFLLGTDYVYPRTTNKILRAFLHSKGVADKDIEEVYTPFGHSDYQTIVANIKKFSAGGKTAVVSTVNGDSNVPFYKELANQGLKATEVPVVAFSVGEEELRGIDTKPLVGNLAAWNYFQSVENPVNAKFVADWKAYAKAKNLPGADKAVTNDPMEATYVGIHMWAQAVEKAKSTDVDKVREALAGQTFAAPSGYTLTMDKTNHHLHKPVMIGEIQSDGQFSVVWQTEGPIRAQPWSPYIPGNDKKPDHAVKSN; this comes from the coding sequence ATGAAGCGTCGCTGCTTGATCAAGGCTTTCACACTCACGGCAAGCATTGCCGCCATGGGCCTGACCTGGACCGTCCAGGCTGCCGAGACCATCAAGGTCGGCATCCTGCACTCGCTGTCCGGGACCATGGCAATCTCCGAGACCTCGCTTAAAGACATGGCGTTGATGACCATCGACGAAATCAACGCCAAGGGTGGCGTCAACGGCAAGATGCTGGAAGCGGTGGTGGTGGACCCGGCGTCCAACTGGCCACTGTTCGCCGAGAAGGGTCGGCAGTTGCTGACCCAGGACAAGGTCGCCGTGGTGTTCGGTTGCTGGACCTCGGTGTCGCGTAAATCGGTGCTGCCGGTGTTCGAAGAACTCAACGGTCTGCTGTTCTACCCGGTGCAATACGAAGGCGAAGAAATGTCGCCCAACGTGTTCTACACCGGTGCAGCGCCGAACCAGCAGGCAATCCCGGCGGTGGAATACCTGATGAGCGAGGAAGGCGGCAGTGCCAAGCGCTTCTTCCTGCTGGGCACCGACTACGTGTACCCGCGCACCACCAACAAGATCCTGCGCGCGTTCCTGCACTCCAAAGGCGTGGCCGACAAAGACATCGAAGAGGTCTACACCCCGTTCGGCCACAGCGATTACCAGACCATCGTCGCCAACATCAAGAAGTTCTCCGCTGGCGGCAAGACCGCTGTGGTGTCCACGGTCAATGGCGACTCCAACGTGCCGTTCTACAAGGAACTGGCCAACCAGGGCCTCAAAGCCACCGAGGTACCGGTGGTGGCGTTCTCGGTGGGTGAAGAGGAACTGCGCGGCATCGACACCAAGCCGCTGGTGGGCAACCTGGCGGCATGGAACTACTTCCAGTCGGTGGAAAACCCGGTCAACGCCAAGTTCGTCGCCGACTGGAAAGCCTATGCCAAGGCGAAGAACCTGCCGGGCGCCGACAAGGCCGTGACCAACGACCCGATGGAGGCCACCTACGTCGGTATCCATATGTGGGCGCAGGCCGTGGAGAAAGCCAAATCCACCGATGTCGACAAGGTACGTGAAGCCCTCGCCGGCCAGACCTTCGCCGCACCGTCGGGCTACACCCTGACCATGGACAAGACCAACCACCACCTGCACAAGCCGGTGATGATTGGCGAGATCCAGTCCGACGGCCAGTTCTCGGTGGTGTGGCAGACCGAAGGGCCGATCCGCGCCCAGCCATGGAGCCCGTACATCCCTGGCAACGACAAAAAGCCGGATCACGCGGTGAAGAGCAACTAA
- a CDS encoding urease subunit gamma, with translation MDLTPREKDKLLIFTAGLLAERRLARGVKLNYPETIAYISAALLEGARDGRTVADLMHFGTTLLSREQVMEGIPEMIPDIQVEATFPDGTKLVTVHQPIA, from the coding sequence ATGGACCTGACCCCACGGGAAAAAGACAAACTGCTGATCTTCACCGCCGGCCTGCTGGCCGAGCGTCGCCTGGCGCGCGGGGTGAAGCTCAATTACCCGGAAACCATCGCCTACATCAGCGCTGCCCTGCTCGAAGGCGCGCGTGACGGGCGCACCGTGGCCGACCTGATGCACTTTGGCACCACCCTGCTCAGTCGCGAGCAAGTAATGGAAGGCATCCCGGAAATGATCCCGGATATCCAGGTCGAAGCCACCTTCCCCGACGGCACCAAACTGGTGACCGTCCACCAGCCCATCGCCTGA
- the urtC gene encoding urea ABC transporter permease subunit UrtC has product MNQPLMLTAAQKAGPKVTIAVGAVILAVLLALPLLSLLPADSALHVSAYTLTLVGKILCYAIVALALDLVWGYAGMLSLGHGLFFALGGYAMGMYLMRQAAGSELPAFMTFLSWTELPWYWVGTEHFLWALCLVVLAPGLLALAFGFFAFRSRIKGVYFSIMTQALTFAGMLLFFRNETGFGGNNGFTNFRSILGFGITEPGTRAVLFLATVLLLVASLYIGWRLARSKFGRVLTALRDAENRLMFCGYDPRGFKLFVWVLSAVLCGLAGALYVPQVGIINPSEMSPTNSIEAAVWVALGGRGTLIGPLLGAGVVNGMKSWFTVAFPEYWLFFLGALFIIVTLYLPKGIIGLLKKRGEQ; this is encoded by the coding sequence ATGAACCAGCCATTGATGCTCACGGCCGCGCAAAAGGCCGGCCCCAAGGTGACGATTGCAGTGGGCGCGGTGATCCTCGCCGTGCTGCTGGCGTTGCCGTTGTTGTCGCTGTTGCCCGCAGACAGTGCATTGCATGTCTCGGCCTACACCCTGACGCTGGTGGGCAAGATTCTCTGCTACGCCATCGTCGCCCTGGCGCTGGACCTGGTGTGGGGCTACGCCGGGATGTTGTCCCTGGGCCACGGCTTGTTCTTCGCCCTCGGCGGTTACGCCATGGGCATGTACCTGATGCGCCAGGCCGCCGGCAGCGAGTTGCCGGCGTTCATGACCTTCCTGTCATGGACCGAACTGCCGTGGTATTGGGTGGGCACCGAGCACTTCCTCTGGGCCCTGTGCCTGGTGGTACTGGCCCCTGGTTTGCTGGCCCTGGCGTTCGGCTTCTTCGCCTTCCGCTCGCGGATCAAGGGCGTGTACTTCTCGATCATGACCCAGGCCCTGACCTTTGCCGGGATGCTGTTGTTTTTCCGCAACGAGACCGGCTTTGGCGGCAACAACGGCTTTACCAACTTTCGCAGCATCCTGGGCTTTGGCATCACCGAGCCCGGCACCCGGGCGGTGTTGTTTTTGGCCACGGTGCTGCTGTTGGTCGCCAGCCTGTACATCGGCTGGCGCCTGGCCCGCAGCAAGTTCGGCCGGGTGCTGACGGCGTTGCGCGATGCGGAAAACCGTCTGATGTTCTGCGGCTACGACCCACGCGGCTTCAAGCTGTTCGTCTGGGTGTTGAGCGCGGTGTTGTGCGGCCTGGCCGGCGCGCTGTATGTGCCGCAGGTGGGCATCATCAACCCCAGCGAAATGTCACCGACCAACTCCATCGAGGCGGCGGTGTGGGTCGCCTTGGGCGGGCGAGGCACGTTGATCGGGCCGTTGCTCGGCGCCGGTGTGGTCAACGGCATGAAGAGCTGGTTCACCGTGGCCTTCCCGGAATACTGGCTGTTCTTCCTCGGCGCGCTGTTCATCATCGTCACGCTGTATTTGCCCAAGGGCATCATCGGCTTGCTGAAGAAGAGGGGCGAACAATGA